A window of Variovorax sp. HW608 genomic DNA:
GTCGCGACCTTGTGGGCGGCGGTGAGCTGCATCGAGTCGAGCACGCGGATGATCTCGTCGAAGTTGCGGCCGGTGGTCATCGGGTAGGTGAGCATCAGCTTGATCCTCTTGTCCGGGCCGATGATGAAGACCGAGCGCACCGTGGCGTTGGTGGCGGCCGTGCGGCCTTCGGAGGTGCCCGGCTCTTCGGCCGGCAGCATGTTGTAGAGCTTGGCGACGGCGAGGTCGGTGTCGCCGATCATCGGGTACGTGGGCAGGTAGCCCTGCGTTTCCTCGATGTCCTTCGACCAGCGGTCGTGCGCGTCGGTCGGGTCGATGCTCAGGCCGATCAGCTTCGCGTTGCGCTTGGTGAACTCGGGCTCGATCTTCGCCATGTAACCCAGCTCGGTGGTGCAGACCGGGGTGAAATCCTTGGGATGCGAGAACAGGATCGCCCACTTGTCGCCGATCCAGTCGTGGAACTTGATCGGACCCTGGGTGGTGTTGGCCGTGAAATCGGGCGCGACATCGTTGATGCGCAGTGACATATCCGCTCCTTCAAGTTGATGGTGAATGCTGGCACCCCGCCGCGACCGGCCGTCGGCAGCGGCACGGAGGAATGCAAAAGTACACCACTTTCCGATGACGCAGGCAAGGCATCCAACCCCTGCCGTGCGCATATCCTTTGCGCTTTCCCGCATTGAAGGAGGGCCCGTTCGCGCGCTAGGCTCGAAAAGTGAACAAGATCGCCCCGACACCCGCCCCCTTCATCCCCCGGATCCGCCTTTACCAGGACTGGCTGCGCGACCAGCGCGGCCTGTCCTTCGATTCGTACGATGCGCTGTGGCGCTGGTCGACCACCGACCTGCCCGCGTTCTGGCAGAGCATCTGGGACTTCTTCGGCGTGCAGTCGCCCACGCCGCACAGCCGGGTCCTCGGCGACACGCACATGCCCGGCACCGAGTGGTTCCCGGGCGCGCAGGTCAACTACGCGCGCGAAGTCTTCCGCCACGCCGATGCGGCGCACGCGGCCGGCATGCTCGCGGTCGTCGCCGACAACGAACTCGGCGAGCTGCGCGAGATCTCGTGGCCCGAACTGCGGCGGCAGGTGGCCTCCGTCGCGCTCAGGCTGCGCGAACTCGGCGTGCAGCGCGGCGACCGCGTCGCGGCCTACATGCCCAACGTGCCCGAGACCCTGGTCGCCTTCCTCGCCTGCTCGAGCCTCGGCGCGGTGTGGAGCGTGTGCGCGCCCGACATGGGCACGGCGGCCGTGGTCGACCGCTTCCGCCAGATCGAACCCAAGGTGCTGATCGCGGTCGATGGCATCCACTACGGCGGCAAGCCGCAGGACCGCGGCGCGGTGGTCGAGGACCTGCGCGCCGCGCTGCCCAGCGTGCAGAAGCTGCTGCTGGTGCGCACGCCCTTCGCCGCCGCGCGCGTCGAGGCCGACGCCGAATGGCAGGACGCCGTCTCGCGCGCCGATGCCGAAGCCGCCGCCTTCGAGCCCGATTGGCTGCCCTTCGACCATCCGATCTGGATCGTCTATTCGAGCGGCACCACCGGCCTGCCCAAGCCCATCGTGCACGGGCAGGGCGGCATCCTCGTCAACATGTACGCCTGCGGCCTGCACCACGACCTCGGCCCGAGCTACAGCGCCAACAACTACGGCGAGCGCTATCACTGGTACAGCTCCACCGGCTGGGTCATGTGGAACTCGCAGCTCTCGGGCCTCGCCTTCGGCGCGACCATCTGCATCTACGACGGCAATCCCGCGGGCAGCCGCGAGAAGCCCGACTGGGGCGTGCTGTGGCGCTTCGTCGCGCGCCACGAGGTGACCTTCTTCGGTGCCGGCGCGGCCTACTTCGCGAACTGCATGAAGGCCGGCCTCGTCGCCAAGGATTGCGGCGATCTCTCCCGCGTGCGCGCGCTCGGCAGCACCGGCTCGCCGCTGCCTGCAGAGGTGCAGCGCTGGGGCACGGCACAGGTGCTCGCGGCCGGCTCGCCGGCGGTCTGGTGGTACAACATTTCGGGCGGCACCGACTTCTGCGGCGCCTTCGTCGGCGGCAACCGCGAGCTGCCCGAAGTGCCCGGCCAGATGCAATGCCGCTTCCTCGGCGCCGCAGTCGAGGCCTGGAACGAGAACGGCGAGCCCGTGATCGGCGAGGTCGGCGAACTGGTCTGCACCAAGCCCATCCCGTCGATGCCGCTGTACTTCTGGGGCGACGCAGGCAATGCACGCTTGCTGTCGAGCTACTTCGACACCTACCCCGGCGTCTGGCGCCACGGCGACTGGATCCGGATCGGCGAGGACGGCGGCTGCATCATCTACGGCCGCAGCGACGCCACCATCAACCGCCAGGGCCTGCGCATGGGCACCAGCGAAATCTACAGCGCGGTCGAAGGGCTGCCCGAAGTGCTCGATTCGATGGTGGTCGACCTCGAATACCTCGGCCGCGAGAGCTACATGCCGCTCTTCGTGGTGCTGCGCGAAGGCGTGGCGCTCGACGCCGCGATGCGGGCGAAGATCGGGAACGCGATCAAGACCTCGCTGTCGCCCCGCTTCGTGCCCAACGAGATCATCCAGGTCGCCGAGATCCCGCGCACGCTGTCGGGCAAGAAGCAGGAGCTGCCGATCAAGAAGCTGCTGCTCGGCCAGCCGATCGAGAAGGTGGTCAACCGCGAGGCGATGGCGAACCCGGGCTGCCTCGACTGGTACGTCGCCTTCGCGGCGCAATACGCCAAAACGCGCGTGCAGAATCAGGGCGCATGAAAAGACGCGCCGCACTCCAGTCCATCGCCGCCGCCGTCGTCGCTTTGCCGCTGCTCGCGGCCTGTACGGCGAACCCGCCGCCGCCGAAGCCCGAGCCGCTGCGCGTGAGCGGCACCGTCGCCTACCGCGAGCGCATCGCGCTCGATCCGTCCGCCGAGATCGTGGTGCAGCTGCTCGACGTCTCGCGCATGGACGCGGCCGCCACCGTGCTCGCCGAACAGCGCATCCGCGCCGAAGGCAGGCAGGTGCCCATCGCCTTCGAGCTCGGCGTGGACCCTGCGCGCATCGATCCGCGCATGCGCTACAACGTCGCCGCGCGCATCCTCGACAAGGACGGGCAGCTGCTCTTCATCACCGACCGGGCGTACCCGGTGCTCACCTACCGCGAAGGCAACACCGCGAGCCTGATGCTCACGCGGGTGGAACGCTGACGCAGTTGCCCGGCGTGGGTGTCCGGGTGCATGTGCGGTCATTCAGCCCTCGCCCTCAGCCATTCCTTGCCGCCTCGCCATGGAGCCATGACAGGAACGCCTCGACCGGTGCGCGCTTCCCATGGCGTGCCGGGTACACGACAAAGTGCGCCTTGATGGGGACCGCCTTGTCCAGGCTCAGGATCGGCTTGAGCTTTCCCTCTGCCATGTGCCGTCCGGCAATGGTGTAGCTCTCCAGCGCCACGCCCAGGCCCAGCGCGGCGGCGTCGAGCGACATCATCGCGCGGTCGAAGCGAAGGACGAATCGCTCCGGCGCGCGCTGGTTGGTGTGGGCCTTGAACCAGTCTGACCACTGCACCACGCTGACGTTGCTCTGGATCAGCGGAACATCCAGCAACTGCTCCGGACGCTTCAGGCGGTGCTGGCGAATGAAGGCGGGACTCGCCAGCGGCACGATCTTCTCCTCGAACAGCGGCTCGATCACGAGGTCGGGCCACTGCGGCACGCCATAGCGGATGTCGATGTCCGCCTGCCCGAGCCTGAAGTCGCTGTGGGTGTGCGCGGCCGACAGGTTGAGCGAGATGTCGGGATAGGCCTGCGCAAAGGCGGCCAGGCGCGGGAGCAGCCACAAGCTCGCGAAGCTGGGCGTGGAGTGCACATAGAGGCTGTTGCGCACGCCCTGGCGCAGGTCGTCGCTCGCCGCGCCGATGGCCTGCAGCGCGCCGCTGACGCGCGTGAGGTACTGCTCGCCCGCGGCACTCAGGCGCACCCCGTGCGCGCTGCGTTCGAACAGGCGCACGCCCAGGTGCGCCTCGAGCCGCGCCACTTGGTGGCTGATCGCGGACGCCGTGAGATGCAGCTCGGCGGCGGCCAGCGCAAAGCTGCGGCGGCGGGCCACGGCCTCGAAGGCCTGGAGGTTCACGAAGGGAGGGATGGAAGCCATGGGGGAACCCTAGCCCGAACTTTGAGCACATGAAGTAGCCGGAGCCCAAGCGTGGCGCGGGTTTCGGCTATTTTTGTGTGCAAATATGTAGCCATGTAAATTGATATTTTTGTACTTGAATTTCCTCGATTCGTGATCCATACATGAAGCCATGTACATCGAGGCCGTCCCCAACCGCGACTCACCCCCCGCGATCCTGTTGCGCGAGTCCTATCGCGAAGACGGCAAGGTGCGCAAGCGCACGCTGGCCAATCTGTCGAGCCTGAGTGCGGAGGTCATAGAGGGCTTGAAGGTGTTGCTGCGCGGGGGCGTGGCCGTGCCCGACGCGCAGGAGGTCTTCAGCATCGAGCGCAGCCTGCCCCACGGCCATGTGGCCGCCGTGCTGGCGGCCGCGCGCCAATGCGACGCGCCGGCCTGGTTTGCCAGCGCGCCCGAGGACCTGCGCGCACTGTTGCTGGCCATGCTCGTGGCGCGCGTGCTCACGCCCGGCTCCAAGCTCGCGACGCATCGCATGTTGCACGACGACACCGCCACCCACTCGCTGGGCCGCGTGCTGGGCGTGGGCCAGTGCAGCGCCGATGATCTGTACCGTGCGCTGGACTGGCTGCACGGCGCGCAGCCGGCGATCGAGCGACGACTGGCGCGCAAGCATCTGGCCGG
This region includes:
- a CDS encoding peroxiredoxin, with the protein product MSLRINDVAPDFTANTTQGPIKFHDWIGDKWAILFSHPKDFTPVCTTELGYMAKIEPEFTKRNAKLIGLSIDPTDAHDRWSKDIEETQGYLPTYPMIGDTDLAVAKLYNMLPAEEPGTSEGRTAATNATVRSVFIIGPDKRIKLMLTYPMTTGRNFDEIIRVLDSMQLTAAHKVATPVNWKQGEDVIIAGSVSDDDAKKLFPDGWKAPKPYLRVVKQPG
- a CDS encoding acetoacetate--CoA ligase, whose protein sequence is MAPTPAPFIPRIRLYQDWLRDQRGLSFDSYDALWRWSTTDLPAFWQSIWDFFGVQSPTPHSRVLGDTHMPGTEWFPGAQVNYAREVFRHADAAHAAGMLAVVADNELGELREISWPELRRQVASVALRLRELGVQRGDRVAAYMPNVPETLVAFLACSSLGAVWSVCAPDMGTAAVVDRFRQIEPKVLIAVDGIHYGGKPQDRGAVVEDLRAALPSVQKLLLVRTPFAAARVEADAEWQDAVSRADAEAAAFEPDWLPFDHPIWIVYSSGTTGLPKPIVHGQGGILVNMYACGLHHDLGPSYSANNYGERYHWYSSTGWVMWNSQLSGLAFGATICIYDGNPAGSREKPDWGVLWRFVARHEVTFFGAGAAYFANCMKAGLVAKDCGDLSRVRALGSTGSPLPAEVQRWGTAQVLAAGSPAVWWYNISGGTDFCGAFVGGNRELPEVPGQMQCRFLGAAVEAWNENGEPVIGEVGELVCTKPIPSMPLYFWGDAGNARLLSSYFDTYPGVWRHGDWIRIGEDGGCIIYGRSDATINRQGLRMGTSEIYSAVEGLPEVLDSMVVDLEYLGRESYMPLFVVLREGVALDAAMRAKIGNAIKTSLSPRFVPNEIIQVAEIPRTLSGKKQELPIKKLLLGQPIEKVVNREAMANPGCLDWYVAFAAQYAKTRVQNQGA
- a CDS encoding YbaY family lipoprotein; the protein is MKRRAALQSIAAAVVALPLLAACTANPPPPKPEPLRVSGTVAYRERIALDPSAEIVVQLLDVSRMDAAATVLAEQRIRAEGRQVPIAFELGVDPARIDPRMRYNVAARILDKDGQLLFITDRAYPVLTYREGNTASLMLTRVER
- a CDS encoding LysR substrate-binding domain-containing protein is translated as MASIPPFVNLQAFEAVARRRSFALAAAELHLTASAISHQVARLEAHLGVRLFERSAHGVRLSAAGEQYLTRVSGALQAIGAASDDLRQGVRNSLYVHSTPSFASLWLLPRLAAFAQAYPDISLNLSAAHTHSDFRLGQADIDIRYGVPQWPDLVIEPLFEEKIVPLASPAFIRQHRLKRPEQLLDVPLIQSNVSVVQWSDWFKAHTNQRAPERFVLRFDRAMMSLDAAALGLGVALESYTIAGRHMAEGKLKPILSLDKAVPIKAHFVVYPARHGKRAPVEAFLSWLHGEAARNG